GGGGCAGCAGCACGAGCGGCTGAATATCGTGGAAGGCGACGTGCTGGACACGAATTCGGTAGAACGCGCGGTGCGCGGTCAGGACGCGGTGCTGATCTCGCTCGGCAACGGCCGCAAGGGCGTTGTCCGGGCGGAGGGCACGAAGGCGGTCATCGAGGCGATGAGCCGGACCGGGGTGAAGCGGCTGATCTGCCAGACCACGCTCGGCGTCGGCGACAGCAGGGGCAACCTGAACTTCCTGTGGAAGTACGTGATGTTCGGGCTGCTGCTGCGCCAGGCCTACGCCGACCATGTCGAGCAGGAGGAGTACGTCCGTGCCAGTGACCTGGACTGGACGATCGTGCGGCCGAGCGCCTTCACCGACGGACCGCGCACCGGCAG
The DNA window shown above is from Nocardia sp. NBC_01730 and carries:
- a CDS encoding NAD(P)-dependent oxidoreductase, translated to MRIAVFGATSTVGRLVVEQAVREGHEVTAFTRSAASVGQQHERLNIVEGDVLDTNSVERAVRGQDAVLISLGNGRKGVVRAEGTKAVIEAMSRTGVKRLICQTTLGVGDSRGNLNFLWKYVMFGLLLRQAYADHVEQEEYVRASDLDWTIVRPSAFTDGPRTGSYRRAFPAGEQGLALKIARADIADFMVEQLSDPTYLRQAPGISN